A stretch of Prunus dulcis chromosome 6, ALMONDv2, whole genome shotgun sequence DNA encodes these proteins:
- the LOC117632907 gene encoding linamarin synthase 2-like: MGSIGEATKKLHAVCVPFPAQGHVNPMMQLAKLLHSRGFHITFVNTEFNHRRLIRSKGPDSVKGLPDFQFETIPDGLPPSDKDATQDVPAICDSTRKTCLGPFKELVTKINSSSQVPQVTCIVADGVTGFGRQAAQELGIPEVQFWTASACGFVGYLQYSELVKRGLVPFKDETFLHDGTLDTPIDWVPGMKNARLRDIPSFIRVTDVNDIMFDFLGSEARNCLKSSAIIFNTYDEFEHEVLEVISTMFPNIYTIGPLKLLERHLPETETKLVESLSSNLWKADTDCLKWLDQKKPSSVVYVNYGSVTTMTDQHLKEFAWGLANSKHPFLWIVRPDVVEGDSAILPSEFFEEIKDRGYIASWCLQDQVLDHPSVGAFLTHCGWNSTIESVSGGVPVICWPFFAEQQTNCRYACTDWEIGMEVSPDVKRDEIEALVKEMLEGEKGMKMRQKAREWKKKALEATDIGGSSYNNFDRLIKSLH; the protein is encoded by the exons ATGGGTTCAATAGGAGAAGCAACCAAAAAACTTCATGCGGTTTGTGTCCCTTTCCCAGCTCAAGGCCATGTAAACCCCATGATGCAATTAGCTAAGCTTCTTCACTCAAGAGGCTTCCACATAACCTTTGTTAACACAGAGTTCAACCACAGGCGCCTAATCCGGTCCAAAGGCCCGGACTCCGTCAAGGGCTTGCCCGACTTCCAGTTCGAGACCATACCGGACGGGCTGCCTCCTTCGGATAAGGATGCAACCCAAGATGTTCCAGCCATATGCGACTCCACCAGGAAAACCTGTCTAGGTCCATTCAAAGAGCTGGTCACTAAGATCAACTCCTCATCTCAAGTGCCACAAGTTACTTGTATAGTTGCAGATGGTGTCACGGGATTTGGGAGGCAAGCTGCTCAGGAGTTAGGCATTCCGGAGGTCCAGTTTTGGACTGCCTCTGCTTGTGGCTTCGTGGGTTACTTGCAATACAGTGAGCTCGTCAAGCGAGGCCTTGTTCCATTCAAAG ATGAGACTTTCCTGCATGATGGTACACTGGATACACCAATTGATTGGGTCCCAGGCATGAAAAATGCTCGGCTCAGGGACATCCCCAGCTTCATCAGAGTCACAGATGTCAACGACATAATGTTCGATTTCTTGGGATCCGAAGCACGAAACTGTTTGAAGTCTTCTGCAATCATCTTCAACACATATGATGAATTTGAACATGAAGTGTTAGAGGTCATATCGACCATGTTCCCTAACATCTACACCATTGGCCCCCTTAAGTTGCTTGAGAGGCATTTGCCTGAAACCGAAACCAAATTGGTCGAGTCTCTTAGCTCAAACTTATGGAAAGCAGACACAGATTGTTTGAAATGGCTTGATCAGAAGAAACCTAGTTCAGTTGTGTATGTAAATTATGGGAGCGTAACTACAATGACAGATCAGCATCTGAAAGAATTCGCATGGGGGCTTGCAAATAGCAAGCACCCATTTTTGTGGATTGTTAGGCCTGACGTGGTAGAGGGAGACTCAGCTATTTTACCCAGTGAATTTTTTGAGGAGATTAAGGATAGGGGTTATATAGCAAGCTGGTGTCTACAGGACCAAGTGCTAGATCATCCATCCGTTGGGGCCTTTTTAACACACTGTGGCTGGAACTCTACTATTGAAAGTGTATCCGGAGGCGTGCCTGTAATTTGCTGGCCTTTCTTTGCTGAGCAACAAACGAATTGTCGATACGCATGCACTGACTGGGAGATTGGAATGGAGGTGAGCCCCGATGTGAAGCGTGACGAAATCGAAGCACTTGTTAAGGAAATGCTGGAAGGGGAAAAAGGGATGAAGATGAGGCAAAAGGCAAGAGAATGGAAGAAAAAAGCTCTAGAAGCTACTGATATTGGAGGATCATCGTACAATAATTTTGATAGATTGATTAAGTCTCTCCATTAA
- the LOC117631765 gene encoding pentatricopeptide repeat-containing protein At4g39952, mitochondrial — protein sequence MFMLRHKPIHLFKRVPSSLPFCSFSASNYLNCQLDSFLSNQNSNLQYLSQSHALIVTSGNSNNIFIAAKLISLYASLSKPTFSTKVFGSVCPKDTFLWNSIIKTHFSNGDYSKALDFFFQMRALGFAPTQFTLPMVVASCAELMLLEHGNNVHGLALKLGLFSGNSAVGSSFVYMYSKCGRMEDAYFMFEETTVRDVVCWTALIIGYVQNDETEKGLECLCEMHRVGGSDERPNFRTLEVGLQACGDLGTLVEGKCLHGFVVKSGIGCSEAVKSLLLSMYSRCGAPGESYLSFCEIKDKDLLSWTSIIGVYARSGLMDECLRLFQGMQVSDIFPDEIVVNCLLSGFKNSTTINEGKAFLGSVIRKNYALSQMVHSALLSMYCKFELLTRAEKLFFGMQHQNKESCNTMICGYAKMGLHVKCIELFRKMQHLGIEADSNSLVSVICSCFQLGAIHLGRSLHCYLIKVSMDDNISVANSLLDMYGKSGHLNIARRIFSGTQRDIITWNTMISSYTHAGHSAEAIALFQKMIAVNFRPNSATLVTVLSACSHLASLGEGEKIHSHIKERRLEINLSLATSLVDMYAKCGQLEKSRELFDSMEERDVISWNVMISGYATHGHAEPALEIFRKMENSNVKPNELTFLALLSACNHSGLVEEGKYLFGKMQDLSLKPNLKHYACMVDILGRSGNLQEAKDLVLSMPIPPDGGVWGSLLSACKIHNEIELGVRVARHAIESDPENDGYYIMLSNLYSSVGRWEEATNVRKMMEKKGIGKTQGWSVV from the coding sequence ATGTTCATGCTCAGACACAAACCCATCCACCTCTTCAAACGTGTTCCCTCCTCTCTTCCATTTTGCTCATTCTCTGCTTCTAACTACCTTAACTGTCAGCTTGACTCTTTCCTCTCCAaccaaaattcaaatctcCAATATCTCTCTCAATCCCATGCTCTCATTGTCACTTCTGGAAACTCAAACAACATCTTCATAGCCGCAAAGCTAATCTCTCTTTATGCGTCTCTCAGCAAACCCACTTTTTCCACCAAAGTGTTTGGTTCAGTTTGTCCCAAAGACACCTTTCTTTGGAACTCCATAATCAAAACCCATTTCTCCAATGGCGATTACTCAAAAGcccttgatttctttttccaaatgCGAGCTTTGGGTTTCGCTCCTACCCAATTTACTCTTCCAATGGTCGTTGCCTCCTGCGCCGAGCTAATGTTGCTAGAACATGGCAACAATGTTCATGGGTTGGCTTTGAAACTCGGGCTTTTCTCAGGTAATTCGGCAGTTGGGTCTTCGTTTGTGTATATGTATTCAAAGTGTGGTCGAATGGAGGATGCATATTTTATGTTTGAGGAAACTACTGTGAGAGATGTGGTTTGTTGGACCGCGCTTATAATCGGGTATGTGCAGAATGATGAGACTGAGAAGGGTTTGGAGTGTCTTTGTGAGATGCATAGGGTTGGTGGCTCTGATGAGAGGCCAAATTTTAGAACATTGGAAGTTGGGCTTCAAGCTTGTGGGGATCTGGGTACTCTGGTAGAAGGTAAATGCTTGCATGGTTTTGTAGTAAAAAGTGGAATTGGGTGTTCCGAAGCTGTTAAATCTTTGCTTTTGTCCATGTATTCCAGATGTGGGGCACCTGGTGAATCTTATCTTTCGTTTTGtgaaataaaagataaagatCTTCTATCATGGACTTCAATTATTGGTGTTTATGCCAGATCAGGTTTAATGGATGAATGCTTACGTTTGTTCCAGGGAATGCAGGTCAGTGATATTTTCCCAGATGAAATTGTAGTCAATTGCTTGCTTTCAGGATTTAAAAATTCCACAACTATCAACGAAGGAAAGGCCTTCCTAGGATCGGTCATAAGGAAAAACTATGCATTGAGTCAGATGGTTCATAGTGCACTGTTATCCATGTACTGCAAGTTTGAGTTATTGACTCGTGCAGAGAAGCTCTTTTTTGGAATGcagcatcaaaacaaagagTCTTGTAATACTATGATTTGTGGCTATGCTAAAATGGGACTACATGTAAAATGTATAGAACTGTTTAGGAAGATGCAACATCTAGGCATTGAAGCTGATTCTAATAGCTTGGTCTCTGTGATTTGTTCGTGTTTCCAGTTGGGAGCAATCCATCTTGGGCGATCACTTCATTGCTACCTAATTAAGGTTTCTATGGATGACAATATATCGGTAGCCAATTCACTCTTAGACATGTATGGAAAAAGCGGTCATTTGAACATTGCAAGGAGAATTTTTAGTGGGACACAGAGAGATATTATAACATGGAACACAATGATCTCATCTTACACCCACGCTGGACATTCTGCTGAGGCAATAGCCCTATTTCAAAAAATGATTGCAGTAAATTTCAGGCCCAATTCAGCAACATTGGTAACAGTGCTTTCAGCTTGTTCGCATCTAGCATCTCTGGGAGAAGGTGAAAAGATTCACAGTCACATTAAGGAAAGACGACTTGAGATCAATTTATCTCTTGCCACTTCATTAGTTGATATGTATGCAAAATGTGGGCAGCTTGAGAAATCAAGAGAACTGTTTGACTCAATGGAAGAGAGGGATGTCATTTCTTGGAATGTCATGATCTCAGGTTATGCAACGCATGGACATGCAGAGCCTGCATTAGAAATTTTCCGCAAGATGGAAAATTCAAATGTTAAACCAAATGAACTCACATTTCTTGCTCTTCTCTCAGCCTGTAATCATTCAGGACTTGTTGAAGAAGGGAAATATCTGTTTGGTAAAATGCAAGATCTTTCTCTGAAACCAAATTTGAAGCACTATGCTTGTATGGTAGATATTCTTGGAAGGTCTGGTAATCTGCAAGAAGCTAAAGATTTGGTTCTGTCAATGCCTATTCCTCCTGATGGTGGCGTGTGGGGGTCATTGTTAAGTGCCTGTAAGATTCACAATGAAATTGAGTTGGGTGTAAGGGTTGCCAGGCACGCTATAGAATCTGATCCAGAAAATGATGGCTATTATATAATGCTTTCCAACCTGTATAGTTCTGTTGGAAGGTGGGAGGAGGCTACAAATGTGAGAAAAATGATGGAGAAAAAGGGCATAGGAAAGACACAGGGTTGGAGTGTTGTCTAA
- the LOC117629508 gene encoding monoacylglycerol lipase abhd6-A-like, producing the protein MPGCFSLTASRDRCFRYSFSSHGLKSTTTDLGEGTIMHCWVPKSHSQSKPTLLLIHGIGANAMWQWHEFVAPLASRFNLYIPDLIFFGDSFSTRPDRSETFQAQCVVGLLEAHGVKKMSVAGISYGGFVAYSMAAQFGERIERLVLCCAGVCTEEKDMEKGMFQVRSVEEAVSILLPQRPQQVRQLLKISFHKPAKNVPSCFLNDFIEVMCTEHLQERKGLIQALHKDRKLSDLPKISHPTLIIWGEHDLVFPLELAHRLKRQIGESSQLVILKNAGHAINVEKPKEMYKHMKSFLIDPLPPPKQESHSNGRKVD; encoded by the exons ATGCCTGGCTGCTTTAGCTTGACAGCGTCGCGCGACCGCTGCTTCCGCTACTCCTTCTCATCGCACGGCCTAAAATCCACCACCACCGATTTGGGCGAAGGCACAATCATGCACTGCTGGGTCCCCAAATCCCACTCCCAATCCAAGCCTACGCTGCTCCTCATCCACGGGATCGGCGCCAACGCAATGTGGCAGTGGCATGAGTTCGTCGCCCCTCTAGCCTCCCGCTTCAACCTCTACATCCCGGACCTTATCTTCTTCGGCGACTCCTTCTCGACCCGACCCGACCGCTCCGAGACTTTTCAGGCCCAGTGCGTCGTGGGCCTCCTGGAGGCCCACGGGGTGAAGAAAATGAGCGTCGCTGGGATTAGCTATGGTGGGTTTGTGGCCTACAGCATGGCGGCGCAGTTTGGGGAGCGGATAGAGAGGCTTGTGTTATGCTGCGCCGGGGTGTGTACGGAGGAGAAGGATATGGAGAAGGGGATGTTTCAGGTGAGGAGTGTGGAGGAGGCTGTGAGTATTTTGCTGCCTCAGAGGCCTCAGCAGGTTAGGCAGCTGCTGAAGATCTCTTTTCACAAGCCTGCTAAGAATGTGCCCTCTTGTTTTCTCAATGATTTTATTGAG GTGATGTGCACAGAACACCTTCAAGAGAGGAAAGGATTGATTCAAGCATTGCACAAGGACAGAAAATTGTCTGATCTTCCCAAGATATCCCAC CCTACACTAATCATCTGGGGAGAGCATGACCTGGTATTCCCACTGGAATTGGCGCACCGATTAAAAAG GCAAATAGGTGAGAGTTCACAACTAGTGATCTTAAAGAATGCAGGACATGCCATAAATGTAGAGAAACCGAAAGAGATGTACAAGCACATGAAGTCTTTCCTCATTGATCCTCTTCCTCCACCTAAACAAGAAAGCCACAGCAACGGCCGCAAGGtggattga
- the LOC117631437 gene encoding linamarin synthase 2-like: MAPVGGRTQPPHVVCVPYPSQGHVGPMMQLAKLLHSRGFHITFVNTEFNHRRLIRSQGHPSSLVGLPGFRFEAIPDGLPPSDKDATQYVPALSDSIRKNCLGPFKELLVKLGQLSEVPPVTCIISDGVMGFGSRAAVELGIPEVQFWTASACGFMGYLQYSELLKRGLVPFKEKNLDNQDDPLDVIIDWIPGMTNVRLKDIPYHPNEIMFDFMGSEAQNCLKSSAIIFNTFDEFEHQVLEAISGIFPNIYTIGPLPLLCRHVSADDSQIKSLSPSLWKEDRECVEWLDKRQPNSVVYVNYGSVTVMTEQHLKEFAWGLANSKHPFLWIVRADVVMGSDDSALLPPEYFVEIKDRGKIASWCTQEQVLAHPSVAVFLTHCGWNSILETVCEGVPVICWPFFADQQTNCGYACSSWGIGLEVKHDVKRYEIEALVKEMMEGEKGEELKQKALEWKNKAIEATDIGGPSYNNFERLIKNALHYDG; the protein is encoded by the exons ATGGCTCCAGTTGGAGGCAGAACACAACCACCCCATGTAGTTTGCGTCCCCTACCCTTCACAAGGGCATGTTGGCCCTATGATGCAATTAGCCAAGCTCCTACACTCAAGGGGCTTTCACATAACCTTTGTCAACACTGAGTTCAACCACAGGCGCTTGATCAGGTCTCAAGGGCACCCATCATCCCTTGTCGGCTTACCTGGCTTTAGATTTGAGGCCATACCAGATGGGCTTCCACCATCTGACAAAGATGCTACCCAATATGTTCCTGCACTGAGTGATTCCATCAGAAAAAACTGTCTTGGTCCCTTCAAAGAGCTTCTGGTTAAGCTTGGTCAATTGTCTGAAGTGCCCCCAGTTACTTGCATAATTTCAGATGGGGTCATGGGGTTTGGGAGCAGAGCTGCTGTGGAATTGGGCATTCCAGAGGTTCAGTTTTGGACTGCCTCTGCTTGTGGCTTCATGGGTTACTTGCAGTATAGTGAACTTCTAAAAAGAGGCTTGGTTCCATTCAAAG AGAAAAACTTGGATAATCAAGATGATCCACTTGATGTAATAATCGATTGGATCCCGGGCATGACAAATGTTAGGCTCAAAGACATCCCTTACCATCCTAACGAAATAATGTTTGATTTCATGGGATCAGAAGCACAAAACTGCTTGAAATCCTCTGCAATCATCTTCAACACATTCGACGAATTCGAACACCAAGTGCTAGAAGCAATCTCGGGGATTTTCCCCAACATTTACACAATAGGTCCACTTCCTTTGCTATGCAGGCATGTCTCAGCTGATGACAGCCAAATCAAGTCACTCAGCCCAAGCTTATGGAAGGAAGACAGAGAATGTGTTGAATGGCTTGACAAGAGACAACCGAACTCAGTGGTGTATGTAAATTATGGGAGTGTGACTGTGATGACAGAGCAACACTTGAAAGAATTTGCATGGGGGCTGGCAAATAGCAAGCACCCATTTCTGTGGATAGTTAGGGCTGACGTGGTAATGGGAAGTGATGACTCAGCACTTCTGCCTCCAGAGTATTTTGTAGAGATCAAAGATAGGGGTAAGATAGCAAGTTGGTGCACACAAGAGCAAGTTTTAGCACATCCATCTGTCGCTGTTTTCTTGACACATTGTGGTTGGAATTCTATTTTGGAAACTGTATGTGAGGGTGTGCCTGTGATTTGCTGGCCTTTCTTTGCTGATCAACAGACGAATTGTGGATATGCATGCAGCAGTTGGGGGATTGGTTTGGAGGTAAAGCATGATGTGAAGCGCTATGAAATTGAAGCACTTGTTAAGGAAATGATGGAAGGAGAGAAGGGGGAGGAATTGAAGCAAAAGGCACTAGAATGGAAGAACAAGGCAATTGAAGCTACTGATATTGGTGGACCTTCTTATAATAATTTTGAGAGATTGATTAAAAATGCTCTACATTACGATGGTTGA
- the LOC117632180 gene encoding uncharacterized protein LOC117632180 has product MEQKTLLPALLCIIFFNLLCFTIAQKPPACQTTCGSLKLKYPFGTGAGCGSPTFQPYIACEITNKDQKQQQQLLLTTHTASYPITSISYSTQTLTLTPPSMSSCSSMQPSPSNFGLDWASPFQLGRSTFILLSCPPPTSSLTLGDSSGIPVCDPSYSNLCASIYTCPSVVGLGLPLFPPTNTCCVYSPGNLDSKGELDLCGLKCAGYTSVVSLGDYPTDPSRWEYGVALKYSHGDLDSGIVDTKCKSCEMSDGVCGYSVDDHSFLCGCKNGYNTSSDCNNNFSPDQELFWGSASNLLPAWKMWFALVVFWEISYSCFDLF; this is encoded by the exons ATGGAACAAAAAACACTCCTACCAGCTCTTTTAtgcatcatcttcttcaacctcCTCTGCTTCACCATAGCCCAAAAACCTCCTGCATGCCAAACCACATGTGGTTCCCTTAAACTCAAATATCCCTTTGGCACAGGCGCTGGCTGTGGCTCCCCAACTTTCCAACCCTACATAGCCTGCGAAATTACCAACAAGGACcaaaagcagcagcagcagctccTCCTCACCACCCACACAGCCTCATACCCAATCACTTCCATTTCCTACTCCacccaaaccctaaccctaacccCGCCCTCCATGTCCTCCTGCTCCTCCATGCAACCCTCCCCATCCAACTTCGGCCTCGACTGGGCCAGCCCTTTTCAGCTCGGCCGATCAACTTTCATCCTCTTGTCCTGCCCACCCCCCACCTCTTCTCTCACCCTCGGAGACTCCTCCGGCATCCCGGTCTGTGATCCTTCCTACTCTAACCTCTGTGCTTCTATCTACACGTGCCCTTCTGTGGTTGGTCTTGGCCTTCCTTTGTTCCCCCCTACCAACACTTGCTGTGTGTATTCACCCGGCAATCTTGATAGCAAGGGTGAGCTGGACCTCTGCGGGCTGAAGTGCGCCGGGTATACCTCCGTGGTGTCCCTTGGAGACTACCCGACGGACCCCTCCCGGTGGGAGTATGGGGTGGCGTTAAAGTATAGCCATGGTGATTTGGATAGTGGCATTGTGGACACCAAGTGCAAGAGCTGTGAGATGAGTGATGGGGTTTGTGGGTATAGTGTTGATGATCATTCGTTTCTCTGCGGGTGTAAGAATGGCTACAACACCTCCTCGGATTGCAACAATAATTTCAGTCCAGATCAGGAACTGTTTTGGGGCTCTGCCTCTAATTTACTACCTGCTT GGAAAATGTGGTTCGCGCTCGTGGTTTTTTGGGAAATCTCCTACTCTTGTTTTGATCTTTTTTGA